ACACCGAGGCGCTCGAACTCGGCCCCAACAACTGCGCCGCGAACTAGAGCAGTCCCCTCTCGCAGTACGCAGTCACTTTTTACAGTAACAGGGACGCTTTTAGAGTGCCGGCAGCCTTGATAACCGGTCAGAATATTTAACTTCGGCCGGTGTATTTTGTGCACCAATGGATATAAAGAACAAGACTACGCGGCGCGCACTACTCGGAGCAGTCGGCGCGACGGTCGCCGGGGGCGGTATCGCATACGGCGTTCTCAACCCTCAAGATAATCGAGCGTCTGGTGGCAAGGTATCACCGCCAGTATCGGTGAATATGTACCGGAGCGACGCCAAACTGACATCTGGAATCGACCTCGCGAGGAAACCCGTCATGGGGTCGACGGACGCCGACCTCGACGTCTACTATTGGAGTGATTTCCAGTGTCCGTTCTGTAACCGGTTCGAGCAGAACACCTTTCCGAAACTGATTCGAGAACACGTCAAAACAGGTGACGCACGGGTCGTCTTCATCGAGTTCCCGTACATCGGCGATGCGTCAATGACGGGAGCAGTAGCCG
Above is a window of Halorussus limi DNA encoding:
- a CDS encoding DsbA family protein; the encoded protein is MDIKNKTTRRALLGAVGATVAGGGIAYGVLNPQDNRASGGKVSPPVSVNMYRSDAKLTSGIDLARKPVMGSTDADLDVYYWSDFQCPFCNRFEQNTFPKLIREHVKTGDARVVFIEFPYIGDASMTGAVAAKCVWRQVREESPETYWAWHSEVFDAQEKPNSGWLTREKLVGIAARVPNLDRQKVESCLSSTRESLVKEVQEEMARAKSFGVRGTPAFVFYNPQTEKAGKLVGAQPYDRFQSAIENLQ